AGGGTTATCCGGTACGGAGCAATCAAAATAGGCGTGGTCCCTAGTATTAGCtctatgccaaattcaacttctctaatatggggtaacccaggcaattcttctgggaatacatccacATATTCACTTACAACCGACATTGACTCAACCTTTAATTTCGATTCCTTTGTATTCATTACAAAAGCCAAATCTTCACATCCTTTCATCAAACATTTCTAGGCAGACATCGAAGATATCACAATAGGCAAGTTCCCCGATTCAGCTGGTTCAACCCAAAGGGTTTCACCATTTTtgcatttcaatttaatagccttttgtctacaatttactatagcatcatggaaTGTCAACCACTCCATACCTAaaatgacatcaaattcatcaaatggtaacaacattaaatcggCCAAAAAGTAATGACCTTTAACtaccaaaggacatttcttacataccttatcGACTATCACATATTTtcctaatgggttcgacactttaatcataaacttcgtagactcaacaggaaTATTCGTGCTAGAGACCaacttcatgcacacatatgaatgagtagaaccagggtcaatcaaagcaataacagtattatcatagagagaaaatgtatcgATGATCACATCAGGAGAGGATGTATCTtcacgtgcacgtatagcataggtTTTAGTCGGAGCCCTAGCTTCAGACCTTATGGTGGTGTCTCTTGTCACATTCTTGCTGCTAGCCCCAGTTCAAACATTCTTCTGAAGCCTTCCTTTAGAATTTGTGCCGCTTGGTCTTGTACCTTGAAACTTCTCTTTGTCAATCATCTtagggcaatctttgataaagtggtcttgagaacTACACCAAAAACAAGATCCATCCTTCATCCTACATTTTCCAAAATGATTTCGACCACAATGTTGGCATTCTGGTTTAGAAGATCTGACATTGTCCACGCTAGCCATTGATGTAGCCCGAGACTTAAAATCTAAATCTTGCTTCTTACAATCTCGGTATAAACATCCGATTGATGTGTGAGAGCGAGAGTAGgtgtctctagatttcttagattGTGATGGAAATGATTTGCTTGCATGTCTCTTCCTTGCATCTCTAGTTTCCACTTcggttttcttcttttccttgatTAATTCCTCAGCTTTACAGGCctgatcaacaagtactacaaactctttcaactcaaggacACCCATTGACAGTCTAATGTCCTCAttaagtccgtcttcaaatcttcTATGCATTTTAGCCTCAGaggatacacactcccgagcGTACTTACTGAGTCGAatgaactctctttcatattcagcaaTCGTCATGCAACCTTGTTTCAAGTTGAGAAATTCTTTatgcttttggtccataaatctctcgCTGATGTATTTATTTCggaattcctcttggaagaattcccatgtgaccatTTCGTGAGGCACTAATGAGACTAACGTCTTCCAACGGTAGTACGCCGAGTCCCtcaacaaagatatggcacacttcaaacattcttcagaaGTGCAGGAttgctcatcaaataccctgattgtattctcaagccagaactctgcccttTCAGGGTCATCATCTTTATTAGCACGGAACTCCTCGGCTCCATGCTTCCGGATCTTTTCCACTAGAAGTCTATTTCGTCTCTCAAGGTCTATACCCTGGGGTACCATAGGGACAGATTGAgggataggtgggggtggagggggttgagcatttAGGTTCACTCGGATGAACTCTgtgtaccactcattcatcatgtagATAAAGCCCTcctgagccccttctcctcctccttgactaacCGTGGGAGGTCAATTATTGGATGGCACCGCCCCTTCGGTGGGAGCTGGCGCGTTACTTTCTACGTCGTCTGCCGTagttcgatcgggatccattactatatgaaaacacaatttaaaaggtTAGGAGTCGCCACACTATTACAATTTATTTCTAGTATGtgtagctagactcatacacacgctatgttagtctgagaatcaactaaaccgtaactctaataccactaaatgtaacaccccacacccttTCCCCACACTAGGTCAGAATATgagttacctaacttaaacttttacatataaacattttcataacaccaaaacataGTCAAATTTAAAACCCTTTCGATTCTATATATGAACTCCTTAATGAGAActtacgaggctcaaaacatccATAGGAAACCATTCGGAAATCAATCTGGGTCCTTaaacaaactttaaaaaaataacaCTTAACCtaggggcacatgcccatgtgggaggggtaacacacccgtgtgacatttCGACACAGTCGTGCTATTAGCCCGTGTAGATCACACGGCCTAACCaaaatagggacacgcccgtgtcctttacccatatggaattaattctaaatgcatacttacagggattttcacacagcctagcacacacccATAATGCTTGCCCGTGTCCTGCACACGGCCATAACATGCcagtgtcctagcccgtgtgcaaaaacttgaacattctatttctgacatcaacAATCCTTATGggccacacagccaaggcacacgcccgtgtgctaggccgtgcccttcacacggctcaGACAtatagccgtgtctctgcccgtgtgcttatatcatgcatactgacttgaaatttttacgtgcaggggacacacggtgaATTCACACACCCATATGGCAGACCGtgggtcacacacggcctagacacacgtccgtgtgcctacCTGTTTGGACAAAATAAGGTTATTTTTCAAgcttctttgccacccttacaaaCACCTATTTAAATAAGATCAACCAAGTTCAATACCAACATAATGAgcataaccaaaacaaccataACCATTAGAAATTTACATCATGTCACTGAATAATAATTAGCATTAGCCAACATccatggcctatacaaaatgagtagCTCAAAtcacatatgagccaacacattatggctacTTGACAAAACGCTAAAcaaaagactcgagtccctatacatgccagtaaacaaaacaattaaactagctataccaaggtcttgagtgatagtgtgagcgaAGCTTCTGATGTCACTGGATCCCCGATGCTAGATTGGCGGCactaaaaggaaagaaaaaaaataaaggtaAGCATGGGAGCTTAATAGTACATACATGCAGATAAAGTGTAATTTGAAGAAAACCTATTTGTCAAACGATAAATTGACATGTATAAAAGATGTAAACCACTTAGACTTCTcgattttgttttttctttcatTCATGTATGCTTAAAGACATCTTATCACAAACTCAGGCTTTATCCATGAGTTCAGTCTACGTACCTCATCAAATttttcaccaactaaatcttcgCATTACCCATTGAGCGCTCGGAATACATAGGGATAAGTAAGGACATTTCATCTAAATGCCATATAAATAGTTAAGGATACCTCGTGCTATGATGCGCtcgcatttgagctactcacgggcctttttatCAAGTAAGGACCTGAACCCCATTGCTATCATGAAATGTTCGCTTATTGAGCCACTCACGGGTTTGTGCACAAAGCCAGTACTCGGACCACAGTACCTATAACAatcatctcatgaactcagactcacacatgagttcagaccatataaatttttttatgacaTGCCCCTCCATATCCTGGATTTCATATTTAACTGAATAACAATGCATTTGCTCGCGATGTAATATACtcaaataacatgtcatttacacattcatggcaacaaataaactttagatacataacaacaataagcCAATTGCTCATATATATTATCAaggtattttaaaataaatttcgttaacacattatttgcatatgaacttaccttgatacaaaatagtGAAGACTAGCccaatcctcgtaaactttgttcttaccccgatcaagacctgaatcatgcttcttttgatctatattaataaaattcattcattttaTCAGCATAACAATCTAAACAcccaaaaattcataattgggagaaatgaccattttgccccctaGACTTtctcaaaatgaccattttacccttaggcctgAAATTCGATTTTCATCACATTTTCTTGCAAGTTAACCCTAGCTGAATGTATTTTATAACTAGAAGCAGCCCAAATCTCATTATGTcatacatttatcatctattttacaacttatgcaaaaatggtcctttttggtgttttaatgctaacacctttcacaaaagttgtttataacatatccaagactcatattcttccataagaTTCCAGAAAACACCCTAGATGTTCTCATGGCAAAATCCTATACTTTccaccatttttcaaaatagtcctctcatttgaaagcGTATGTTTCAAtggtctcaaaaatataaaaaccatTAACAAAGAacataaaatcacttacttgcaagaggataacctagctgaaattttaaagcttcaaaaactCTTCCTTTTCTGGTATTTTCTGTCAAGAAGGaaggtaaaatgaaaaaaatgaagctAAGCTCTTAAGgtattattttattacataatATGTCATCgattacctaatgttgacttttcaacatccATGTCCCCTATGGCAGGCCAGGCTAGGAttttagggtctaattgccctttaaaaccCCCAATTCTTATTCTCtatctatttgacacctttagctgtCAATGtaagacttttacactttatgtgatttagtcctttttcacaattaagctcacaaatgataaaattactccaccaaatttttcatgcactcataaaatCATGCTAtcacatcaaaataaaaataaaataattcattagaCCCCTGATTCATGATCCCGAgtccactattccgactagccccaaaattaggctgttacacgaCCTTGGATTAGCTatagagcttttgtaagctcttATGAATGCTACGACAACAAAACAAGTTGACTTAATAATCGTTAACAATCACATCAAGAAGGGTGCTAaggtttaataattaattattagatTTAACCTTCAAAAAGTTTATTAATCTATTTTTCTCAACTAGAATGCTTAATTTGGTGCAATAGGTTCGAGTATTTGGTTTTATGAAAATACTATAAGGCCTTTTTTTTTTGTATCATTAAGCCTTCTAAGATCgaaaatgaaaaaggaaagaTACCAGTGTATAATAAGTTGAGTGGTAAAGAATTTGATCTTAAGTATGATTTTGAATTTGAATcttgtatatgaaaattttatattgagAGAGCTTTGCCTCACATTATA
The Gossypium arboreum isolate Shixiya-1 chromosome 10, ASM2569848v2, whole genome shotgun sequence genome window above contains:
- the LOC108455207 gene encoding uncharacterized protein LOC108455207, whose amino-acid sequence is MMNEWYTEFIRVNLNAQPPPPPPIPQSVPMVPQGIDLERRNRLLVEKIRKHGAEEFRANKDDDPERAEFWLENTIRVFDEQSCTSEECLKCAISLLRDSAYYRWKTLVSLVPHEMVTWEFFQEEFRNKYISERFMDQKHKEFLNLKQGCMTIAEYEREFIRLSKYARECVSSEAKMHRRFEDGLNEDIRLSMGVLELKEFVVLVDQACKAEELIKEKKKTEVETRDARKRHASKSFPSQSKKSRDTYSRSHTSIGCLYRDCKKQDLDFKSRATSMASVDNVRSSKPECQHCGRNHFGKCRMKDGSCFWCSSQDHFIKDCPKMIDKEKFQGTRPSGTNSKGRLQKNV